In Anaerotignum faecicola, a genomic segment contains:
- a CDS encoding sodium-dependent transporter: MKREQLGSRLGFIMLSAGCAIGCGNVWKFPWMCGQNGGGSFMLVYILCLILLGIPALVLEFSIGRAAQASPLFMYKKLEKPGQKWGIFGWFCLAGNIALMAFYTVVSGWIIYYFFRFLTGNHASLGFGAMISSPSVNVLFLLITLVVAFFILSFNLQGGLERVTKYMMSALLVLMLALAVHSLLLGGAGKGMSFYLKPDFSKIKGSVVVGAMNQAFFTLSTGMGGMAIFGSYIGKERSLMGEAIHVILLDSLVAFLAGVIIFPACFTYNLEVTAGPSLLFDTMAAVFNNMPGGRVWGSLFFLFMVFAALSTVLGVCENILAMIRELTGWSRPKGSVICGIGIFLLALTTALGFSIIHFQPFAEGTTWLDFWDFFVSNNILPLGSLVLALFCCNKFGWGWDNFLAEANSGKGLKVRPWMKPIFRFVLPGLIAFIYIYGMATFNWR; this comes from the coding sequence GTGAAACGTGAACAACTCGGAAGCCGTTTGGGCTTCATCATGCTTTCCGCAGGCTGTGCCATTGGCTGCGGGAATGTCTGGAAATTTCCATGGATGTGTGGACAAAATGGCGGCGGCAGCTTCATGCTGGTCTATATTCTCTGTCTGATTCTTCTGGGGATTCCCGCGCTTGTTCTGGAATTTTCCATCGGGAGAGCAGCGCAGGCAAGCCCTCTTTTCATGTATAAAAAGCTGGAAAAGCCCGGACAGAAATGGGGCATCTTCGGCTGGTTCTGTCTGGCAGGGAATATCGCTCTGATGGCATTTTACACCGTTGTCAGCGGTTGGATTATCTATTATTTCTTCCGATTCCTCACCGGGAACCATGCGAGCCTCGGCTTCGGTGCCATGATATCCTCACCATCGGTCAATGTGCTGTTCCTGCTGATTACATTGGTTGTTGCGTTCTTTATTCTTTCCTTCAATTTGCAGGGCGGTCTGGAACGTGTCACAAAATATATGATGTCTGCCCTTCTGGTGCTGATGCTCGCGCTGGCAGTACATAGCCTGCTTCTGGGCGGTGCCGGCAAAGGGATGAGCTTCTACCTCAAGCCCGATTTTTCCAAAATCAAAGGCTCCGTTGTGGTTGGTGCAATGAATCAGGCGTTCTTCACCCTGTCCACAGGTATGGGCGGCATGGCAATTTTCGGCAGCTATATCGGCAAGGAACGCTCCCTGATGGGCGAAGCAATCCATGTCATTCTTCTGGATTCTCTGGTTGCCTTCCTCGCAGGCGTAATCATCTTCCCTGCCTGCTTCACCTATAACCTCGAAGTAACCGCAGGACCCAGTCTGCTGTTTGATACCATGGCGGCTGTTTTCAATAACATGCCCGGCGGTCGTGTCTGGGGCTCCCTGTTCTTCCTGTTCATGGTATTCGCGGCATTGTCCACGGTACTCGGCGTATGCGAAAATATCCTCGCCATGATTCGTGAGCTGACAGGCTGGTCTCGTCCTAAGGGCAGCGTCATCTGCGGCATCGGCATCTTCCTGCTCGCGCTGACAACGGCGCTGGGCTTCAGCATCATTCATTTTCAGCCCTTCGCAGAAGGTACAACATGGCTGGATTTCTGGGACTTCTTTGTTTCCAATAATATTTTGCCGCTTGGCTCTCTGGTGCTTGCTCTCTTCTGCTGTAATAAGTTCGGCTGGGGCTGGGATAACTTCCTTGCAGAAGCAAATAGCGGTAAGGGTCTGAAGGTGCGCCCTTGGATGAAGCCGATTTTCCGCTTTGTCCTGCCGGGGCTGATTGCCTTCATCTATATCTACGGCATGGCTACCTTCAACTGGCGTTAA
- a CDS encoding M56 family metallopeptidase has product MIFVTRYSFITAILLSNLFFLFFIGLSRSNRVLLRIPLRVFALLGAALLVKLLFPIEVESTIEISSFQIYPAIIAFLGKKLFTIGGFVVQVRWLLLAVWMTGTVCIAWSRIRFYRQLVRRFGHLPSICDESYLKILEEVKRENGYAFETTVIVDKNIRTILEFGYFRQIIFLPKAAYTEGELRYIFLHELEHFANKTNWMKLIVMVLECIFWWNPLVYLFRDACAQLLEVYCDSCVSRKLNKQEKVDYLGCLLQEMKRERAVCRSYPFGSQFFRQANLKQRFAVMMQFERDRKIEKCIYFMIFALLFLSYSIVLQPEYRPPGLNLDYIYTTDYIIKHGEDGVYTLYIEDEPEMIFMSVEEIEHLGLHYDAQNDEK; this is encoded by the coding sequence ATGATTTTCGTTACGAGATATTCATTCATTACGGCAATTCTGCTCAGCAATCTGTTTTTTCTGTTTTTTATAGGCTTATCCAGAAGCAACAGGGTGTTGCTGCGGATTCCGTTACGGGTATTTGCGTTGCTGGGGGCGGCGTTGCTGGTGAAGCTTCTATTCCCGATAGAGGTGGAAAGCACAATAGAAATCAGTTCCTTTCAGATTTATCCTGCGATTATCGCGTTTCTGGGAAAAAAGCTGTTTACGATTGGCGGCTTTGTGGTGCAGGTGCGGTGGCTGCTGCTTGCGGTCTGGATGACGGGGACGGTCTGCATTGCGTGGAGCAGGATTCGTTTTTACAGACAGCTGGTTCGCAGGTTTGGACATCTGCCGAGCATCTGCGACGAAAGCTATCTGAAAATTCTGGAGGAGGTCAAGCGGGAGAACGGGTATGCATTTGAAACAACGGTGATTGTGGATAAAAATATCCGAACGATACTGGAATTCGGCTATTTCAGGCAGATTATCTTCCTGCCGAAGGCGGCATATACCGAGGGTGAGCTGCGGTACATTTTCCTGCACGAACTGGAGCATTTCGCAAATAAGACAAACTGGATGAAGCTGATTGTTATGGTATTGGAGTGCATTTTCTGGTGGAATCCGTTGGTGTATCTGTTCAGAGATGCCTGCGCGCAGCTGCTTGAGGTATACTGCGACTCCTGCGTGAGCAGAAAGCTGAACAAACAGGAGAAGGTCGATTATCTGGGGTGTCTGCTGCAGGAAATGAAACGGGAGCGCGCTGTCTGCCGTAGCTACCCGTTCGGCAGTCAGTTTTTCCGACAGGCGAATCTGAAACAGCGGTTTGCGGTGATGATGCAGTTTGAAAGGGACAGAAAAATTGAAAAATGTATTTATTTTATGATTTTTGCACTGCTTTTCCTTTCTTATAGTATCGTGCTGCAGCCGGAATATAGACCGCCGGGGCTGAATCTTGATTATATCTATACAACAGATTATATCATAAAGCATGGAGAAGATGGCGTATACACGCTTTATATAGAGGATGAACCGGAAATGATATTTATGTCTGTGGAGGAAATCGAACATCTGGGATTGCATTACGATGCGCAGAATGACGAGAAATGA
- a CDS encoding BlaI/MecI/CopY family transcriptional regulator yields the protein MKVQKNYLSPKEYEIMTIFWSMDKPLTASEILQHRKEGTWAANSIHPLLNKLLENGYIVVCGSQRVAKVNSRLYEAKVSLSDYITNQVSEVFENETNKFNVSSFLSGLMGGDEEKDEKIISELENWLDDYSKKSV from the coding sequence GTGAAGGTACAAAAGAATTATTTATCTCCAAAGGAATATGAAATTATGACGATTTTCTGGAGCATGGACAAACCGCTGACGGCATCGGAAATCCTACAGCACAGAAAAGAGGGCACATGGGCGGCGAATTCCATTCATCCTCTGCTGAATAAGCTGTTGGAGAACGGGTATATTGTGGTCTGCGGTTCGCAGAGGGTGGCGAAGGTGAACAGCCGTTTATATGAGGCGAAGGTGAGCCTTTCCGATTACATCACGAATCAGGTTTCGGAGGTTTTTGAAAATGAGACGAACAAGTTCAATGTTTCCTCCTTTTTATCCGGACTGATGGGCGGCGATGAGGAAAAGGACGAGAAAATTATTTCCGAACTGGAAAACTGGTTGGACGATTACAGCAAAAAGAGTGTATAA
- a CDS encoding M56 family metallopeptidase codes for MNLMIERAFMIALLLSVSGFVFCAIFLPFERLAYRWTSARTMATINTIALLSFVIPLYFVVSIKDGSEKAFREMHLLVYPENSGFDSFVFGVRERIHMEYFATIWLIGGIIFFLYYAWSYIRLLRVVRKSMFAVQEDIWHGIFCEIKGERRIADVRLVGCCNIATPCTIGVRKKYIAIPAYMLTGFDAEEIRFILAHEWYHVVHRDLLRKLLGLFLNCLNWFNPLYYLLRKNLSEWTEAACDEEVTRNFTKGQRRKYCELMIKILELEQSRYGEELCSVGFMGASINSYKSRMIKIMKRNSRNSRAGRTAVLAVALGILLFSNAVAKEADVPVNMLFSRNVKFAERGQFEVVKVDKIS; via the coding sequence ATGAACTTGATGATTGAGCGTGCATTTATGATAGCTTTACTGCTGTCCGTCAGCGGGTTTGTATTCTGTGCGATATTCCTGCCCTTTGAGAGGCTGGCATATCGATGGACTTCCGCAAGGACGATGGCGACAATCAACACAATCGCATTGCTTTCGTTTGTGATACCGCTGTATTTTGTGGTTTCTATCAAGGATGGCAGTGAGAAGGCGTTTCGTGAGATGCATTTACTGGTGTATCCGGAGAACAGTGGCTTTGACAGCTTTGTATTCGGTGTGCGCGAACGCATACACATGGAATACTTTGCGACAATCTGGCTGATTGGGGGAATTATTTTCTTCCTTTATTATGCGTGGAGCTATATTCGTCTGCTGCGGGTAGTCAGAAAATCCATGTTTGCGGTGCAGGAGGATATATGGCATGGCATATTCTGCGAGATAAAAGGGGAAAGGCGTATTGCAGATGTGCGCCTTGTCGGGTGCTGCAATATTGCTACGCCATGCACGATTGGCGTAAGAAAGAAATATATCGCGATTCCTGCCTATATGCTTACCGGTTTTGATGCAGAGGAAATCAGATTTATCCTTGCACATGAATGGTATCATGTGGTGCATCGGGATTTGCTGCGTAAGCTGCTGGGATTGTTTTTGAATTGCCTGAACTGGTTTAACCCGTTGTATTATCTGCTGCGGAAGAATCTTTCAGAATGGACGGAGGCAGCCTGTGACGAGGAAGTCACAAGGAATTTTACGAAGGGACAAAGGCGGAAATACTGCGAACTGATGATTAAGATACTGGAACTGGAGCAGAGTAGATACGGGGAGGAACTCTGTAGCGTTGGGTTTATGGGGGCAAGCATCAACAGCTATAAAAGCAGAATGATAAAAATTATGAAAAGAAATAGCAGGAACAGCAGGGCAGGAAGAACGGCAGTGCTTGCCGTGGCACTGGGGATACTGCTTTTCAGCAACGCGGTTGCGAAGGAGGCGGATGTACCGGTGAATATGCTGTTTTCGAGGAATGTCAAATTTGCAGAGAGGGGACAGTTTGAAGTAGTGAAAGTAGACAAAATATCATGA
- a CDS encoding BlaI/MecI/CopY family transcriptional regulator: protein MDEKMRISNAEMKVMNQIWKAEEMVTVPEVLEILKKEGEEWTYPTVATFLRRLTAKEILGVTKKGNKLCYFPLVSKEQYEKKEAEGFVESKFGGSLKNFLVAFRGSDKIGKNDMKDLRAWLDELDD, encoded by the coding sequence ATGGACGAGAAAATGCGTATTTCCAATGCGGAAATGAAGGTTATGAATCAAATCTGGAAAGCGGAGGAGATGGTAACGGTGCCGGAGGTGCTGGAAATTCTGAAGAAGGAGGGCGAGGAATGGACCTATCCGACCGTAGCAACCTTTTTAAGACGGCTGACGGCGAAGGAGATTTTAGGGGTAACGAAGAAGGGAAACAAGCTTTGTTATTTCCCTTTGGTAAGCAAAGAACAGTATGAAAAAAAAGAAGCGGAGGGGTTTGTGGAGAGTAAATTCGGCGGCTCTCTGAAGAATTTTCTGGTTGCTTTTCGGGGCAGTGATAAAATCGGCAAAAATGACATGAAGGATTTGAGGGCGTGGTTGGATGAACTTGATGATTGA
- a CDS encoding radical SAM protein produces MEKMKTALSHCEICPRGCGINRTAGKAGWCHAPLLPKVALVSGHLWEEPPISGTKGSGTIFFSHCNLGCVFCQNHTISQEGFGQEVSILRLAEIFLEQQERGFHNINLVSAVQFIPQVAKALESARAQGLRIPVVYNSNGYESLTGLRMLDGLVDIYLPDFKYWNNDLGVSYSHAPHYRETAAAAILEMRRQVPQDVFDAEGLLQKGLLLRHLILPGQYRDSMRILDWVRASLGEETLVSLMSQYTPLYRAKEIKALSRKLTTFEYEKVIDYFFEIGLKNGFMQKRSSATGEYTPTFDLSGVVAAESFMKREENHHD; encoded by the coding sequence ATGGAAAAAATGAAAACCGCGTTATCCCATTGCGAAATCTGCCCCAGAGGCTGCGGCATTAACCGCACCGCAGGCAAAGCAGGGTGGTGTCATGCCCCCCTCCTGCCGAAGGTTGCTCTTGTCAGCGGACATCTGTGGGAAGAACCGCCCATCAGCGGCACAAAAGGCTCCGGCACAATCTTTTTCAGCCATTGCAATCTAGGCTGTGTCTTCTGCCAGAATCATACCATCAGTCAGGAGGGCTTCGGGCAAGAAGTCAGCATCCTCCGTCTGGCGGAGATTTTTCTGGAACAGCAGGAAAGAGGCTTTCATAATATCAATCTGGTTTCCGCGGTGCAGTTTATTCCGCAGGTGGCAAAGGCTTTGGAATCGGCAAGAGCGCAGGGTCTGCGGATTCCCGTTGTCTATAATTCCAACGGCTACGAATCCCTGACAGGCTTACGCATGCTGGATGGCTTGGTGGATATCTATCTGCCCGATTTTAAATATTGGAACAATGACCTCGGCGTTTCCTATTCCCATGCGCCGCACTACAGAGAAACCGCCGCAGCTGCCATTTTGGAAATGCGCAGGCAGGTGCCGCAGGATGTTTTTGATGCAGAGGGTCTCCTGCAAAAGGGGCTGCTTCTGCGTCATCTGATATTGCCCGGGCAATATCGCGACAGCATGCGAATTCTCGACTGGGTGCGGGCATCCCTCGGCGAAGAAACTCTTGTTTCTCTCATGAGCCAGTATACGCCCCTGTATCGTGCAAAGGAAATCAAGGCACTTTCCCGCAAACTGACTACCTTTGAATATGAAAAGGTAATTGATTATTTTTTTGAAATCGGCTTAAAAAACGGTTTTATGCAAAAACGATCTTCGGCAACTGGGGAATATACCCCAACCTTTGATTTATCGGGCGTTGTCGCCGCCGAAAGCTTTATGAAAAGAGAGGAGAATCATCATGATTAA
- a CDS encoding cupin domain-containing protein has translation MIKKERVVTVEGLRDGKGSVEIHHILEGEDLMGHGTMFARVIVKPHSSIGWHQHVGNTEPYYILNGVGTFVDNDGTKTEVHPGDVCSIKVGQWHAMENNTDEDMEMIAFVMNE, from the coding sequence ATGATTAAAAAAGAGAGAGTTGTTACCGTAGAAGGTCTGAGAGATGGCAAGGGCAGTGTAGAAATCCATCACATTCTGGAAGGCGAGGATCTGATGGGGCATGGCACCATGTTCGCCCGCGTCATCGTAAAGCCTCATAGCTCCATTGGCTGGCATCAGCATGTCGGCAATACAGAGCCCTATTACATCCTCAATGGTGTTGGTACCTTCGTGGATAACGACGGCACAAAAACAGAGGTACATCCCGGCGATGTCTGCTCCATCAAGGTTGGTCAATGGCATGCCATGGAAAACAATACCGATGAAGATATGGAAATGATTGCATTCGTTATGAACGAATAA
- a CDS encoding homoserine dehydrogenase — translation MEQAVRKIALLGMGTVGGGVYEIIERQKEEMPFKIGAALEVVKVLVRNKAKYADRIPAEKLTDVWEDVIGDDSIDIVVEVMGGIEPARTYIKAALEKGKHVVTANKDLMAMHGHELLELAGEHHCDLLFEAAVAGGIPIIRPLKQCLAGNNITEIMGIINGTTNFILTKMKEDGMDFGEALQLATDLGYAEADPTADIEGYDAGRKLAIMASIAFHTSVTFDDVFTEGITKITAKDMRYAKEMGCSIKLLGIAKNTETGIEVKVHPTMIPENHPLAAVNDSFNAVFVHGDAVDDAMFYGRGAGALPTGSAVVGDIMDVARNMLFHCNGRIGCSCYKNLPIKQIGDTTSRYYIRMRLEDRAGTLAAMAGVFAENDASIAILLQKETIENDAEIVVVTHEVAEKKFMDAIKKFSSMEMVKEISSIIRVYALGNV, via the coding sequence ATGGAGCAAGCAGTTAGAAAAATCGCCTTACTGGGCATGGGCACTGTTGGCGGTGGCGTATATGAAATTATTGAAAGACAGAAAGAGGAAATGCCCTTTAAAATTGGGGCGGCACTGGAGGTTGTGAAGGTTCTGGTGCGGAATAAGGCAAAATATGCGGACAGGATACCTGCCGAAAAGCTGACGGATGTCTGGGAGGATGTTATCGGCGATGACAGCATTGACATTGTGGTTGAGGTGATGGGCGGTATTGAGCCTGCGCGTACATACATTAAGGCGGCATTGGAAAAGGGCAAGCATGTTGTGACAGCCAATAAGGACCTGATGGCAATGCACGGACATGAGCTGCTGGAGCTGGCAGGAGAGCACCACTGCGATTTGCTGTTTGAAGCGGCAGTGGCAGGCGGAATTCCCATTATTCGCCCGCTGAAGCAGTGCCTGGCAGGCAATAATATTACAGAAATCATGGGTATTATCAACGGGACAACAAACTTCATTCTGACAAAGATGAAGGAGGATGGCATGGACTTCGGCGAGGCTTTGCAGCTGGCAACGGATTTAGGCTATGCCGAGGCAGACCCTACGGCGGATATTGAGGGCTACGATGCCGGCAGAAAGCTTGCTATTATGGCCTCTATCGCGTTCCATACATCGGTTACCTTTGATGATGTTTTTACGGAAGGGATTACGAAAATTACAGCGAAGGATATGCGCTATGCAAAGGAAATGGGCTGCAGCATCAAGCTTCTGGGGATTGCGAAGAATACGGAAACGGGCATTGAGGTAAAGGTACATCCGACCATGATTCCTGAGAACCACCCCTTGGCAGCGGTCAATGATTCCTTTAATGCCGTATTTGTACATGGGGATGCGGTGGATGATGCGATGTTTTACGGACGCGGTGCAGGAGCCTTGCCGACCGGCAGTGCTGTTGTGGGCGATATTATGGATGTGGCGCGCAACATGCTGTTCCACTGCAACGGACGCATTGGGTGCAGCTGCTACAAGAACCTGCCAATCAAGCAGATTGGCGATACAACCAGCAGATATTACATCCGCATGAGACTGGAGGACAGAGCAGGTACATTGGCGGCAATGGCAGGTGTTTTTGCGGAAAATGATGCGAGCATTGCGATTCTTTTGCAGAAGGAAACGATTGAAAACGATGCGGAAATCGTTGTGGTAACACATGAGGTGGCGGAAAAGAAATTTATGGATGCCATCAAAAAATTCTCCTCTATGGAAATGGTAAAGGAAATTTCTTCCATTATTCGCGTGTATGCACTTGGAAACGTATAA
- a CDS encoding alanine/glycine:cation symporter family protein yields MEAFANIISLISSFLYSYILIALLIAAGLYFTIKTGFIQFRLFGESIRVIAEKREDRESISSFQALMVSTASRVGTGNVVGVTGAIIAGGAGAVFWMWLIAIIGSASAFIESTLAQIYKKKGEHGSYGGPAYYIKQGLGSPLLGGAFAVALILTYMGGFNALASFNMTDFIKVYVPGERSSLYIGAIVAVLAGIVILGGGKRISQVTEVLVPIMAGIYILAAVIIVLLHIQTLPLVFVRIFREAFSAKSVFGGLLGAAMMNGIKRGLYSNEAGIGSAPNAAASADVSHPAKQGLVQMLSVFIDTILICSSTAFMILCTNLDASAYVDAAGNTMNAAYIQDSLVANFGPAGSVFITVALTLFAFTTLVGNYFYAEMNISYLYPKATKNKPFMLFYRLLAAVIIFMGAQFSAGLAWDLADVLMGIMALINVPSCLIMGKTACKALVDYRNQKSEGKNPVFHAADIGLSGTDYWIETE; encoded by the coding sequence ATGGAAGCATTTGCAAATATTATCAGCTTAATCAGCAGCTTTTTGTATAGCTATATTTTGATTGCCCTGCTCATCGCAGCAGGTCTTTATTTCACCATAAAAACAGGCTTTATCCAGTTCCGCCTGTTTGGAGAATCGATTCGCGTCATCGCGGAAAAAAGGGAGGACAGAGAATCCATTTCCTCTTTTCAAGCGCTTATGGTCTCCACCGCCTCCCGTGTCGGAACCGGCAACGTGGTCGGCGTAACGGGTGCTATCATTGCAGGCGGCGCAGGTGCCGTGTTCTGGATGTGGCTCATCGCCATCATCGGCAGTGCCTCCGCCTTTATCGAATCCACCCTCGCACAGATTTATAAGAAAAAGGGCGAGCATGGCTCCTATGGCGGCCCGGCCTATTATATCAAACAGGGGCTTGGCTCTCCGCTTCTGGGCGGTGCCTTTGCCGTTGCCCTCATCCTCACCTATATGGGCGGCTTTAATGCCCTTGCTTCCTTCAATATGACCGATTTCATCAAGGTCTATGTACCGGGCGAGCGGTCGTCCCTCTATATCGGTGCCATCGTTGCCGTTCTGGCAGGCATCGTCATTCTGGGCGGCGGCAAGCGCATCTCTCAGGTAACAGAGGTGCTCGTCCCCATCATGGCAGGTATTTATATTCTTGCAGCAGTCATTATCGTGCTCCTGCATATTCAGACTCTGCCCCTCGTCTTTGTCCGCATCTTCCGCGAAGCCTTCAGCGCGAAATCCGTCTTCGGCGGTCTTCTTGGTGCGGCAATGATGAACGGCATCAAGCGCGGTCTGTATTCCAATGAAGCCGGCATCGGCTCTGCCCCGAATGCCGCCGCTTCTGCCGATGTTTCCCACCCTGCCAAGCAGGGTCTGGTGCAGATGCTCTCCGTCTTTATCGACACTATCCTCATCTGCTCCTCCACCGCCTTCATGATTCTCTGTACGAATCTGGATGCCTCCGCCTATGTGGATGCCGCAGGAAATACCATGAATGCCGCCTATATTCAGGATTCTCTGGTCGCAAATTTCGGCCCCGCCGGCAGCGTTTTCATCACCGTTGCCCTCACGCTTTTTGCCTTCACCACGCTGGTCGGCAATTATTTCTATGCCGAAATGAATATCAGCTATCTTTACCCCAAGGCAACCAAAAATAAGCCCTTCATGCTGTTTTATCGCCTCTTGGCAGCAGTCATCATCTTCATGGGCGCGCAGTTCTCCGCAGGGCTTGCTTGGGACTTAGCCGATGTTCTCATGGGCATCATGGCACTGATTAACGTCCCCTCCTGTCTCATCATGGGAAAAACCGCCTGCAAGGCTCTGGTGGATTATCGGAATCAGAAAAGCGAAGGCAAAAATCCCGTGTTCCACGCCGCCGATATCGGTCTAAGCGGCACAGATTACTGGATCGAAACCGAATAA
- a CDS encoding aminotransferase class III-fold pyridoxal phosphate-dependent enzyme, translating into MALNTEKCNAWVERDKKVFAPTQHLSYYPMVIKKVDQDVIYDEDDNQYIDFLSSASSLNLGSCNPIITAAVKEQLDNYSQYTIAYTYGRKSIEYAERLTSVYPGGVPAKIVFGNCGSDANDAAVKFARAYTGRSKIITFINAYHGSTYGSISMSMVTTRMRAKMGPMLPDIYCFPFYDVSYDDETCEKECIADIERAFATYLPAEEVAAVIIEPVQGDAGLLAGHPIFMKKLYDLCKKNGILFISEEVQQGFYRTGKFFGIEHYDIIPDGIIMGKSIGAGFPLGGFMAKAEIMDCLPAPAHLFTLGGNATACAAGVAAFDYLQSDEFQKILADNTKLLEECVADLRATFPDVITGRRGIDMSCALVVTKKDENGNDVPDGDGTFKILYRAYERGLLIISLSENILRVQPPLNIRPENLKKGFAILKDSIRDYVNGDIPDSVMEFRAGW; encoded by the coding sequence ATGGCATTGAATACAGAGAAATGTAATGCGTGGGTGGAAAGAGATAAAAAGGTTTTTGCGCCTACCCAGCATTTGTCCTATTATCCTATGGTAATCAAAAAGGTTGACCAGGATGTTATTTACGATGAAGATGATAACCAGTATATCGATTTCCTTTCCAGTGCATCTTCCCTGAATCTGGGCAGCTGCAATCCCATCATTACGGCGGCGGTAAAGGAACAGCTGGACAATTATTCTCAATATACGATTGCTTATACCTACGGCAGAAAGAGCATTGAATATGCGGAACGGCTGACTTCTGTTTACCCCGGTGGTGTGCCTGCAAAAATCGTTTTCGGCAACTGCGGTTCCGATGCGAATGATGCGGCAGTGAAATTTGCAAGAGCTTACACCGGCAGAAGCAAGATTATCACATTTATCAACGCATATCATGGCAGCACATACGGTTCTATTTCCATGTCCATGGTAACAACGCGTATGCGTGCAAAGATGGGTCCTATGCTGCCTGATATTTACTGCTTCCCGTTTTATGATGTATCCTATGATGATGAAACCTGCGAGAAGGAATGTATCGCAGATATCGAAAGAGCATTTGCAACCTATCTGCCTGCGGAGGAGGTTGCGGCAGTCATCATTGAGCCTGTGCAGGGCGATGCAGGGCTGTTGGCAGGGCATCCTATCTTTATGAAAAAGCTGTATGACCTGTGCAAAAAGAACGGTATCCTGTTTATTTCCGAGGAGGTTCAGCAGGGCTTCTATCGTACCGGCAAATTCTTTGGCATTGAGCATTATGATATCATCCCCGACGGTATCATCATGGGCAAATCCATCGGTGCAGGCTTCCCTCTGGGCGGCTTTATGGCAAAAGCAGAAATCATGGATTGTCTGCCTGCGCCTGCACACCTGTTCACACTGGGCGGCAATGCGACTGCCTGTGCAGCCGGCGTAGCGGCATTTGATTATTTGCAGTCTGACGAATTTCAGAAAATTCTGGCAGATAATACAAAGCTGCTGGAGGAATGTGTTGCTGACCTGCGTGCGACATTCCCCGATGTTATCACGGGCAGAAGGGGCATTGATATGTCCTGCGCACTGGTTGTGACAAAGAAGGACGAAAACGGCAATGACGTACCCGATGGCGACGGGACATTCAAGATTCTGTACAGAGCGTATGAAAGAGGCTTGCTGATTATTTCTCTGTCCGAAAATATTCTGCGTGTACAGCCCCCTCTGAACATCAGACCCGAAAATCTGAAAAAGGGCTTTGCAATTCTGAAGGATTCCATTCGGGATTATGTAAATGGAGATATTCCCGATTCTGTAATGGAATTCCGTGCAGGCTGGTAA